In the genome of Candidatus Amarolinea dominans, one region contains:
- a CDS encoding ABC transporter ATP-binding protein: MNRAAAVRISGLRYAYPGLSTWALDAIDLEIQPGEWLALVGANASGKTTLCRALVSLVPHLTGGRFQGQVLIGERDTRQHPPSALVDVVGLTFQNAESQLFNPSVEAEIVWGLEALGLPRAVIAERLAWALHTFHLADVAAQSPERLSGGQQRRLALAAVLAMQPSLLVLDAPLGGLDPRGRSEVLATLQVLRQQRHVTVVLAEADDPAVAAFADRVAHLQHGRLLSVTSSADVPKDAAARSGESAQLSAIAVRSGNGAQPGSAQPADHSRQRLAAGQQAPGATAAITLEQLGFAYHPGRPVLQDVSLTIAAGEFVALVGANGSGKTTLAKHLIGLLRPTQGRLLVQGQESARQSVGALARQVGFLFQNPERQIFSATVSDEVAFGPRNLGLPAASVAQRVAQALARFDLTELAGQPPAVLSFTQRRRVTLAAVAALETPILVLDEPTVSLDAEARGGLLAWLHERHAQGITLVLVTHDLALVADHAQRVLVMQDGRLVADGAPGEVLRQRALLLEAGLTPAPVGETAHAL; encoded by the coding sequence ATGAATCGGGCCGCCGCGGTGCGCATCAGCGGCCTGCGCTACGCCTATCCGGGTCTCAGCACCTGGGCGCTGGATGCCATTGACCTGGAGATTCAGCCCGGCGAATGGCTGGCCCTGGTGGGCGCCAACGCCAGCGGCAAGACCACCCTCTGTCGGGCGTTGGTCAGTCTGGTACCGCACCTGACCGGCGGACGCTTTCAGGGGCAGGTGTTGATCGGGGAGCGCGATACCCGGCAGCACCCGCCTTCCGCGCTGGTGGACGTCGTCGGCTTGACCTTCCAGAATGCCGAGAGCCAGCTCTTCAATCCAAGCGTCGAAGCAGAGATCGTATGGGGGCTGGAGGCGTTGGGCCTGCCGCGTGCCGTCATCGCTGAGCGGCTGGCCTGGGCCTTGCACACTTTTCACCTGGCCGACGTGGCTGCGCAATCGCCCGAACGCCTCTCCGGCGGGCAGCAGCGACGCCTGGCCCTGGCCGCCGTCCTGGCGATGCAGCCCTCGCTGCTGGTGCTCGATGCCCCGCTTGGCGGTCTCGATCCGCGGGGTCGCAGCGAAGTGCTGGCGACGCTGCAGGTTTTGCGGCAACAACGCCATGTCACGGTGGTGCTGGCCGAAGCCGACGATCCGGCCGTCGCCGCGTTTGCCGACCGGGTCGCACACCTGCAGCACGGGCGCCTGCTCTCCGTCACTTCGTCAGCCGATGTTCCCAAAGATGCCGCTGCCCGGTCAGGCGAGAGCGCGCAACTCAGCGCCATCGCTGTGCGCTCAGGCAATGGCGCACAGCCCGGTTCAGCCCAGCCTGCTGACCACAGCCGGCAACGCCTGGCTGCCGGACAGCAGGCGCCGGGAGCGACCGCAGCCATCACCCTGGAGCAGCTTGGCTTTGCCTATCATCCCGGCCGGCCCGTGCTGCAGGACGTCAGCCTGACCATTGCGGCCGGCGAGTTCGTGGCGTTGGTCGGCGCCAATGGTTCCGGCAAGACCACCCTGGCCAAGCACCTGATCGGTCTGCTGCGCCCAACCCAGGGGCGCCTGCTGGTCCAGGGCCAGGAAAGCGCTCGCCAGAGCGTGGGTGCGCTGGCGCGCCAGGTGGGCTTTTTGTTTCAGAACCCGGAACGCCAGATCTTCAGCGCCACGGTGAGCGACGAGGTCGCCTTTGGCCCGCGCAACCTGGGGTTGCCTGCCGCAAGCGTGGCGCAGCGGGTGGCGCAGGCGCTGGCGCGCTTCGATCTGACCGAGCTGGCGGGGCAGCCGCCGGCTGTGCTCAGCTTCACGCAGCGGCGCCGCGTCACCCTGGCGGCGGTGGCGGCCCTGGAAACGCCCATCCTGGTGTTGGACGAGCCGACGGTCAGCCTGGATGCCGAGGCCCGTGGCGGGTTGCTGGCCTGGCTGCACGAACGACATGCGCAGGGAATCACGTTGGTACTGGTGACGCACGACCTGGCGCTGGTGGCGGATCATGCGCAGCGCGTGCTGGTGATGCAGGACGGCCGCCTGGTGGCCGACGGCGCGCCCGGTGAGGTGCTCAGGCAGCGGGCCCTCCTGCTTGAGGCTGGTCTGACGCCGGCGCCTGTCGGGGAGACGGCCCATGCGCTTTGA
- a CDS encoding energy-coupling factor transporter transmembrane protein EcfT: MRFDLFVPGASWLHRLDPRSKFLLVGVLLLMALLLKHLALLAGLLVLTHLLLVGAGVPWSALRWLWARMAPLTFFILLLQPLFASGAGAPLLHIGPLVVTSGGVLDGVSFALRANVMAFAASLLLFVTEAQALVLGLVRLGLPFEYGMTFSLALRYLPTTYGLWVNIIEAQQARGWTPERQSLLARLSAYRPVLVAVIIAALRLSQDLGLALACRGFGAPGTRSVWQDIRFTRTDTWICGAVSVAFGLFLAGRLLLGWGATTW, from the coding sequence ATGCGCTTTGATCTCTTTGTGCCGGGCGCGTCCTGGTTGCACCGGCTTGATCCGCGCAGCAAGTTCCTGCTGGTCGGCGTGCTGCTGCTGATGGCGCTGTTGCTCAAGCACCTGGCGCTGCTGGCCGGGCTGCTGGTGTTGACTCACCTGCTGCTGGTCGGAGCCGGGGTGCCCTGGTCGGCGCTGCGCTGGCTGTGGGCGCGCATGGCCCCGCTGACTTTCTTCATTCTGCTGCTGCAGCCCCTGTTTGCCAGCGGGGCCGGTGCGCCACTGCTGCACATTGGCCCGCTCGTCGTCACCAGCGGCGGCGTGCTCGATGGGGTCAGCTTCGCACTGCGCGCCAATGTGATGGCCTTTGCCGCCTCGCTGCTGTTGTTCGTCACCGAGGCGCAGGCGCTGGTGCTCGGACTGGTGCGCCTGGGGCTGCCGTTCGAATACGGGATGACCTTCAGCCTGGCCCTGCGCTACCTGCCCACCACCTACGGCCTGTGGGTCAACATCATCGAAGCGCAGCAGGCCCGCGGCTGGACGCCTGAACGGCAGAGCCTGCTGGCGCGACTGTCCGCCTACCGGCCGGTGCTGGTGGCGGTCATCATTGCGGCCCTGCGCCTCAGCCAGGATCTGGGGCTGGCGCTGGCCTGTCGCGGCTTCGGCGCTCCAGGGACGCGCAGTGTCTGGCAGGATATTCGCTTCACGCGCACCGATACCTGGATCTGCGGGGCCGTCAGCGTGGCCTTTGGGCTGTTCCTGGCCGGCCGTTTGCTCCTGGGCTGGGGCGCGACGACGTGGTGA
- a CDS encoding YgjV family protein encodes METQTLYEIIGYVASIVVAISLTMRSVLRLRLVNLIGAAVFTIYGALIHAYPVAVLNALIVLIDLYYLIEMARARAYFALLEVTAESKYLPAFLRFHAQGIQQFFPHFDYTPDPADVILFVLRDMVPVGLFIAQAGEPGEMNVLLDYVAPGYRDLKPALFLYAQQAPRFRAQGITRLRAAGSTPAHRSYLERIGFTSQGDYYYRSLA; translated from the coding sequence ATGGAAACACAAACACTCTATGAAATCATCGGCTATGTGGCTTCGATCGTGGTGGCGATTTCGCTCACCATGCGCTCCGTGTTGCGCCTGCGACTCGTCAACCTGATCGGCGCCGCGGTCTTTACGATCTACGGCGCGCTCATTCACGCCTACCCGGTGGCGGTGCTCAACGCCCTGATCGTGCTGATTGATCTTTACTACTTGATCGAGATGGCGCGAGCGCGGGCCTACTTTGCTCTGCTGGAGGTCACGGCGGAATCCAAGTATCTGCCCGCGTTCCTGCGCTTTCATGCCCAGGGCATTCAGCAGTTCTTTCCCCACTTCGACTACACGCCCGACCCGGCCGATGTCATTCTGTTCGTGCTGCGTGACATGGTGCCGGTGGGTCTCTTTATCGCGCAGGCCGGTGAGCCAGGCGAGATGAACGTCCTGTTGGATTACGTGGCGCCTGGCTATCGTGATCTCAAGCCGGCGCTGTTCCTGTATGCGCAGCAGGCGCCGCGCTTCCGCGCCCAGGGCATCACGCGCCTGCGTGCAGCCGGCAGCACGCCGGCCCATCGTAGCTACCTGGAGCGCATTGGCTTTACGTCACAGGGCGACTACTACTACCGGTCGTTGGCCTGA
- a CDS encoding thiamine pyrophosphate-binding protein, which translates to MDGGQIVAAALKAQGVTFLYTLVGGHISPILVAAQQQGIRVVDVRHEATAVFAADATARLTGIPGVAAVTAGPGVTNTLTALKNAQMAQSPVVLLGGAAPTALRGRGALQDMDQMSLLRSVVKWSAAARRVRDLAPMLHTAFEQAQSGVPGPVFVECPIDLLYAEPVVRNLYGAQSGGRSLAGRLLQAYLRWHVNRLFAGVPANPVQAPRPISPALPSAERVAAAAAALQKAQRPVILIGSQALRTPNQAADLAGALTAIGAPVYLSGMARGLLGRDHALHLRHKRREALKEADLVLLAGVPCDFRLDYGNQIGRRARFISVNRSHDDLTRNRRPDIGIQADPGAFLRQLAAHQVDGERWAPWLAQIQARDRERNAEIAVQAETPTASINPLHLCREINAVLGPDSIIVADGGDFVATASYIVQPPGPLTWLDPGPFGTLGVGAGFALAAKLCRPAAEVWLLYGDGAAGFSLMEFDTLVRHQAPVIAVIGNDGGWTQIAREQVEMLHSDVATVLAQTDYHRVVEGLGAVGLRLDDPELAAETLAQARQVAATRPVLVNALLGKTDFRKGSISM; encoded by the coding sequence ATGGACGGTGGTCAGATCGTGGCCGCTGCGCTGAAGGCGCAGGGCGTGACCTTTCTTTATACGCTGGTCGGCGGGCATATTTCGCCTATCCTGGTGGCCGCGCAGCAGCAGGGCATCCGTGTGGTGGATGTGCGCCATGAGGCCACCGCGGTCTTCGCGGCCGATGCCACCGCGCGCCTGACCGGCATCCCCGGTGTGGCCGCGGTCACGGCCGGCCCGGGCGTCACCAACACGCTGACCGCGCTCAAGAACGCGCAGATGGCGCAGTCGCCCGTGGTGCTGCTGGGCGGCGCCGCGCCGACTGCGCTGCGGGGTCGCGGCGCACTGCAAGACATGGACCAGATGTCGCTGCTGCGCTCCGTGGTCAAATGGTCGGCGGCCGCGCGCCGCGTGCGTGACCTGGCGCCCATGCTGCACACCGCCTTCGAACAGGCGCAGAGCGGCGTTCCCGGCCCGGTCTTTGTGGAATGCCCGATTGATCTGCTGTACGCCGAACCGGTGGTGCGCAACCTCTACGGCGCGCAGAGCGGCGGACGCAGCCTGGCCGGCCGTCTGCTGCAGGCCTACCTGCGCTGGCATGTCAACCGCCTCTTCGCCGGCGTGCCGGCCAACCCGGTGCAGGCGCCGCGGCCGATCTCACCGGCGCTGCCCAGCGCGGAACGGGTCGCGGCCGCGGCCGCGGCGCTGCAAAAAGCGCAGCGCCCGGTCATCCTGATCGGCAGCCAGGCCCTGCGGACGCCCAATCAGGCCGCCGACCTGGCCGGGGCGCTGACCGCCATCGGCGCGCCGGTTTATCTGTCCGGCATGGCGCGTGGCCTGCTTGGACGTGACCATGCGCTGCACCTGCGCCACAAGCGCCGCGAGGCGCTCAAGGAGGCGGACCTGGTGCTGCTGGCCGGCGTGCCCTGCGATTTCCGCCTCGATTACGGCAATCAGATCGGCCGCCGCGCCCGGTTCATCTCCGTCAACCGCAGCCACGACGATTTGACCAGGAACCGGCGGCCTGACATTGGCATCCAGGCCGACCCGGGCGCGTTCCTGCGCCAATTGGCCGCGCACCAGGTTGATGGCGAACGCTGGGCGCCCTGGCTGGCGCAGATTCAGGCGCGTGATCGCGAGCGCAATGCGGAAATTGCCGTGCAGGCCGAAACGCCAACCGCGTCCATCAACCCGCTGCACCTCTGCCGCGAGATCAACGCCGTTTTGGGCCCGGACAGCATCATCGTGGCCGACGGCGGCGACTTTGTGGCGACGGCCTCTTACATCGTGCAGCCGCCCGGCCCCTTGACCTGGCTGGACCCTGGCCCCTTCGGCACGCTGGGCGTGGGCGCCGGCTTTGCCCTGGCCGCCAAACTGTGCCGGCCCGCGGCTGAGGTCTGGCTGCTCTACGGCGACGGCGCGGCCGGCTTCAGCCTGATGGAGTTCGACACCCTGGTGCGTCACCAGGCGCCGGTCATCGCCGTGATTGGCAACGACGGCGGCTGGACGCAGATTGCCAGGGAACAGGTGGAGATGCTGCACAGCGACGTAGCCACCGTGCTGGCCCAAACCGACTATCACCGGGTGGTGGAGGGGCTGGGCGCAGTCGGCTTGCGGCTGGACGACCCTGAGCTGGCTGCGGAAACCCTGGCCCAGGCGCGGCAGGTCGCGGCCACGCGCCCGGTCCTGGTCAACGCGCTCTTGGGCAAGACCGACTTTCGCAAAGGCTCCATCTCGATGTAA
- a CDS encoding SUMF1/EgtB/PvdO family nonheme iron enzyme has protein sequence MSLEILLAAALEATLSLLAEAGFGDAVRDLKDRLARTDARQRQAALERAMADAITTVADPDLRPLLEHRPFQEDIVTALLDPEHPLDVQAAAALFGDRFPEHRLGLRRFFTAFQTNLLQDKLWGPILERVQEFRYRTDMQQALESRGLAAASLVQRLNATVTGPGAAAQGDHPVAAGALGVAVGGDVGRIVQVFIQQVNLTNPAAGADAQGQRGPAKPDLRARYLERLRRQCAALPLAALGGDEGAEADLTLDHVYIALDTTARVPLTADEKQKRAGAGASRLGREDDTRPLSALEAAGQASRLVLLGDPGAGKSTFVRKLAAWLAAANRGEPPPPDIPGNLLPVIVVLRDLAARLAGIEVAKLSGERRDETLAAAVRAQAVADLARLDCAGFAADLRAAIQDGTCLLILDGLDEVPFAQQTQVRQAVGAVIQCYHPARLIVTCRIRSYTGAAVLPNVPSFTLAPFDDEKVRAFATAWYNAQREMGRVDAEQARRKAANLAEAALSADLRELAENPMMLTTMAIIHQREIGLPKERVRLYSLAVDVLLRRWQQRKAGETGLTPSAALSAFLRDDLKLRLVMERLAYEAHRAKRGAAVDLERGATLVLLDQAEYLGDTSLAAEFLDYVDQRAGLLLGRGGELGHPATYSFPHRTFQEYLAGCYLVGQRQPDRTYYAHAAEGDYFGLAARLGAEELLYNRRNLHGLLDLAYHLCPAHEIATTQARRATLWAGLTAALAGRETIERDANGPDGGPVYLARLIPRLAALLAAGLTPPERADAGVALARLGDPRGEAMTIEGMAFCFVPAGRFVMGSAAGDKAADSDEKPQHAVDLAYGYWMGRYPVTNAQYAAFVAAGGYKEASYWPEAAAADFWRQGEFKGRWDDTWRRGPNDYGEPFTLPNHPVVGVSWYEALAFVRWLSGHARQWLPAGWEARLPSEAEWEKAARGGEEIPVSAVIRPLGADLAAAPGIMRQANPEPRRTYPWGEEITPEKANYSNAGIGATSAVGCFPLGASPYGVEELSGNVWEWTRSLWGENYPYPGDVQGRASRENLAAGPNESRVLRGYSYYGNRTSVRCAYRDGDDPYYLDRNGGFRVVVSPL, from the coding sequence ATGAGCCTGGAAATTCTACTGGCCGCCGCTTTGGAGGCCACCCTCAGCTTGCTGGCCGAAGCCGGCTTCGGCGATGCGGTGCGCGACCTCAAGGACCGCCTCGCGCGCACCGACGCACGCCAACGCCAGGCCGCGCTCGAGCGCGCGATGGCTGATGCCATCACGACCGTCGCCGATCCAGACCTGCGGCCGCTCCTGGAGCACCGCCCTTTTCAGGAGGACATCGTCACTGCGCTGCTCGACCCGGAACACCCGCTGGACGTGCAAGCCGCCGCTGCTCTCTTCGGCGACCGTTTCCCCGAGCATCGCCTGGGCCTGCGGCGCTTCTTCACCGCCTTCCAGACCAATCTCCTCCAGGACAAGCTGTGGGGTCCGATCCTGGAACGGGTCCAGGAGTTCCGCTATCGGACCGATATGCAGCAGGCGCTCGAGTCGCGTGGCCTCGCCGCGGCCAGCCTGGTGCAGCGCCTCAACGCCACAGTGACCGGCCCCGGCGCCGCGGCCCAGGGCGACCATCCCGTCGCCGCCGGCGCGCTGGGCGTTGCCGTCGGCGGCGATGTTGGGCGGATCGTGCAGGTCTTTATCCAGCAGGTGAACTTGACGAATCCAGCGGCCGGCGCTGATGCGCAGGGCCAACGCGGCCCGGCCAAGCCCGATCTGCGCGCGCGTTACCTGGAACGTCTGCGGCGTCAGTGCGCGGCTTTGCCCCTGGCAGCCTTGGGCGGCGACGAGGGCGCCGAGGCCGACCTCACCCTCGACCACGTCTACATTGCGCTGGATACCACCGCGCGCGTGCCGTTGACCGCTGACGAGAAGCAAAAACGCGCCGGGGCTGGCGCATCTCGCCTGGGCCGCGAGGATGACACCCGCCCCCTCAGCGCGCTGGAGGCGGCCGGTCAGGCCAGCCGCCTGGTCTTGCTGGGCGATCCCGGCGCCGGCAAGAGCACCTTCGTGCGCAAGCTGGCCGCCTGGCTGGCCGCGGCCAATCGCGGCGAGCCGCCACCCCCAGACATTCCCGGTAACCTCTTGCCCGTCATCGTCGTGCTGCGTGACCTGGCCGCCCGCCTGGCGGGAATCGAAGTGGCGAAGCTGTCTGGCGAACGTCGAGACGAAACGCTGGCCGCGGCCGTGCGCGCGCAGGCCGTGGCCGACCTGGCCCGGCTCGACTGCGCCGGTTTCGCCGCTGACTTGCGCGCCGCCATTCAAGATGGCACGTGCCTGCTGATCCTCGACGGCCTCGATGAAGTCCCCTTTGCCCAGCAGACCCAGGTGCGCCAGGCGGTAGGCGCGGTCATTCAATGCTATCATCCGGCGCGCCTCATCGTCACCTGCCGCATTCGCTCCTACACCGGCGCGGCCGTTCTGCCCAACGTGCCCTCGTTTACCCTGGCGCCCTTCGACGACGAGAAGGTGCGCGCCTTTGCCACGGCCTGGTATAACGCGCAGCGGGAGATGGGCCGCGTCGATGCCGAGCAGGCCCGGCGCAAGGCGGCCAACCTGGCCGAGGCCGCCCTATCAGCCGACCTGCGCGAGCTGGCGGAGAACCCCATGATGCTCACGACCATGGCCATCATCCACCAGCGCGAGATCGGCCTGCCCAAAGAACGGGTGCGTTTGTACAGCCTGGCCGTGGACGTACTGCTGCGCCGCTGGCAGCAGCGCAAAGCCGGCGAAACCGGGCTGACGCCCTCCGCGGCCCTGTCGGCCTTCCTGCGCGATGACCTCAAGCTACGGCTGGTCATGGAACGGCTGGCCTACGAAGCGCACCGGGCCAAGCGCGGCGCCGCGGTTGACCTGGAACGCGGCGCGACGCTCGTCCTGCTCGACCAGGCCGAGTACCTGGGTGACACGAGCCTGGCGGCCGAGTTTCTCGACTATGTGGATCAGCGGGCCGGCCTACTGCTCGGTCGCGGCGGCGAGCTGGGACACCCGGCGACCTACAGTTTTCCCCACCGCACCTTCCAGGAGTACCTGGCTGGTTGTTACCTGGTCGGCCAGCGCCAGCCTGACCGCACCTACTATGCCCATGCCGCTGAAGGGGACTACTTCGGCCTGGCCGCACGCCTGGGCGCCGAAGAGCTCCTCTACAACCGTCGCAATCTGCACGGCCTGCTCGATCTCGCCTATCACCTCTGCCCTGCGCACGAGATCGCGACCACGCAGGCCCGCCGCGCGACCCTCTGGGCTGGCCTCACGGCTGCGCTCGCCGGGCGCGAGACGATTGAGCGCGACGCCAACGGCCCGGACGGTGGGCCGGTCTACCTGGCGCGGCTGATCCCACGGTTGGCGGCTCTGCTCGCCGCCGGCCTGACGCCGCCCGAACGCGCCGATGCCGGTGTGGCCCTGGCCCGGCTGGGCGATCCGCGCGGCGAGGCGATGACGATCGAGGGCATGGCGTTTTGCTTTGTGCCCGCGGGGCGGTTTGTGATGGGCAGTGCGGCCGGCGACAAAGCGGCCGACAGCGACGAGAAGCCGCAGCATGCGGTTGATCTGGCTTACGGCTACTGGATGGGACGCTACCCCGTGACCAACGCGCAGTACGCCGCGTTCGTGGCCGCAGGCGGGTACAAAGAGGCCAGTTACTGGCCGGAAGCGGCGGCGGCCGACTTTTGGCGTCAGGGCGAATTCAAGGGGCGCTGGGACGATACGTGGCGGCGCGGGCCGAACGATTACGGCGAGCCGTTCACGCTGCCCAACCATCCGGTCGTGGGGGTGAGTTGGTACGAAGCGTTGGCCTTTGTGCGCTGGCTGAGTGGACACGCGCGCCAATGGCTGCCGGCGGGGTGGGAAGCACGGCTGCCGAGCGAGGCGGAGTGGGAGAAGGCGGCGCGGGGCGGCGAAGAGATACCCGTGTCAGCGGTGATACGACCGTTGGGTGCGGACCTGGCCGCGGCGCCCGGGATAATGCGGCAGGCGAACCCGGAACCCCGGCGCACCTACCCATGGGGCGAAGAGATCACGCCGGAGAAGGCCAATTACAGCAACGCGGGGATTGGCGCGACCAGCGCGGTAGGCTGTTTTCCGTTGGGTGCGAGTCCGTACGGTGTGGAAGAGTTGAGCGGCAACGTGTGGGAGTGGACGCGCAGCTTGTGGGGAGAGAATTATCCTTACCCGGGCGATGTACAGGGTAGGGCCTCGCGCGAAAACCTGGCGGCAGGACCAAATGAGTCGCGTGTCCTGCGGGGCTATTCGTATTATGGTAATAGAACAAGCGTTCGGTGTGCTTATCGCGACGGGGACGACCCGTACTACCTCGACAGGAACGGCGGGTTTCGTGTGGTGGTGTCCCCATTATGA
- a CDS encoding RNA-dependent DNA polymerase → MFVELCAWDNLLLAYRRAAKGKRGHPNVAAFEHDLEGNLYQLQAELRAMTYLPGAYVNFTIHEPKQRLISAAPFRDRVVHHALCNLIEPIYERSFVVNSYANRVGKGTHRALDRVQALARRYPYVWQCDVRQFFPSIDHTLLRDMLASKVADPQVRWLMDRILAGGAGVLADAYDMQYFFGDDLFAPLRPRGLPVGNLTSQFWANVYLNGFDHFVVRQLRCRGYVRFVDDLLFFADDKASLWAWQTAVVDRLATLRLTIHPGSHPRPVGEGIPFLGFVVWPHRRRLKRRKVVAYRRVLRRLIADYRAGRLRLAQVSASVRGWVNHASHANTVGLRKALFRRHPLRTSRPSPKEVS, encoded by the coding sequence ATGTTCGTTGAGTTATGCGCGTGGGACAATCTTCTCCTGGCCTATCGCCGCGCCGCCAAAGGCAAGCGCGGTCATCCCAACGTCGCCGCCTTCGAGCATGACCTGGAAGGCAATCTTTATCAGTTGCAGGCCGAGCTGCGCGCCATGACGTACCTGCCCGGCGCATACGTCAACTTCACCATTCATGAACCCAAGCAGCGCCTGATTTCGGCCGCGCCCTTCCGCGACCGGGTCGTCCACCACGCCCTCTGCAACCTCATCGAGCCGATCTACGAACGCAGCTTCGTGGTCAACTCCTACGCCAACCGGGTTGGCAAAGGCACGCACCGCGCCCTCGACCGCGTGCAAGCCCTGGCGCGGCGCTATCCGTATGTCTGGCAGTGCGATGTGCGCCAATTTTTTCCCAGCATTGACCACACCCTGCTGCGTGACATGCTGGCGTCGAAGGTCGCCGACCCGCAGGTGCGCTGGCTGATGGACCGTATCCTCGCCGGCGGCGCCGGCGTGCTGGCTGACGCCTACGATATGCAATACTTCTTCGGCGATGACCTGTTTGCCCCGTTGCGTCCGCGCGGGTTGCCCGTTGGCAACCTCACCAGCCAGTTCTGGGCCAACGTCTATCTCAACGGCTTCGATCACTTCGTCGTGCGCCAGCTGCGCTGCCGCGGCTACGTCCGTTTTGTTGACGATCTCCTCTTCTTTGCTGACGACAAAGCCAGCCTGTGGGCCTGGCAAACCGCGGTCGTGGATCGCCTGGCGACGTTGCGCCTCACCATCCACCCTGGCTCGCACCCGCGGCCGGTGGGTGAGGGTATTCCGTTCCTCGGCTTTGTCGTCTGGCCGCACCGCCGGCGCCTCAAACGGCGCAAGGTCGTGGCCTATCGCCGTGTGCTGCGCCGGCTCATCGCTGATTACCGCGCCGGCCGCCTACGGCTGGCCCAGGTCAGCGCCAGCGTGCGTGGATGGGTCAACCACGCCAGCCACGCCAACACCGTCGGCCTGCGCAAGGCCCTCTTCCGCCGCCATCCACTGCGCACATCTCGCCCATCCCCCAAGGAGGTTTCATGA
- the avd gene encoding diversity-generating retroelement protein Avd, which produces MSFQPTPIFTRTYDFLTWLLPATNHFPRAYRHSFTQRLLDAAFDLRERLEEANVRLRSARLERLARADEALAKVRVYLRLAVQWGWLSGGQYAHVAAMVAEIGRLLGGWLKITPSD; this is translated from the coding sequence ATGAGCTTCCAGCCAACACCGATCTTTACCCGCACCTATGATTTCCTGACCTGGTTGCTGCCGGCCACCAACCATTTCCCCCGCGCCTACCGTCACAGCTTCACCCAGCGCCTGCTCGATGCCGCGTTCGATCTGCGCGAGCGCCTGGAAGAGGCGAACGTGCGCCTGCGCAGCGCCCGCCTGGAACGGCTGGCGCGGGCTGACGAAGCCCTCGCCAAAGTGCGTGTCTATCTCCGCCTGGCCGTGCAGTGGGGCTGGCTCAGCGGCGGACAGTACGCGCATGTGGCGGCCATGGTAGCTGAGATCGGCAGACTGTTGGGGGGATGGCTGAAGATCACCCCGTCCGACTAA
- a CDS encoding formylglycine-generating enzyme family protein has protein sequence MMTVDGMAFCYVPAGPFKMGEGKELHPCNLNYGYWMGRYPVTNAQFAAFVAAGGYKEAGYWPEAEVAGYWRQGEFKRRWDERWRRGPAAYGEPFTLPNHPVVGVTWYEALAFVRWLSGHARQWLPAGWAVRLPSEAEWEKAARGGEEIVTSPVIGRLGAGLAAAPEVVRQANLEPRRTYPWGEEITPERANYDDTGIAATSGVGCFPLGASRYGVQELSGNVWEWTRSLWGNYPYPGDAQGRARRENLAAGPDEWRILRGSSYYGNRTGVRCAYRLRDDPDDLGRFFGFRVVVSPL, from the coding sequence GTGATGACGGTGGACGGCATGGCGTTCTGCTACGTGCCCGCGGGGCCGTTCAAGATGGGGGAGGGCAAGGAGCTGCACCCCTGCAACCTGAATTACGGCTACTGGATGGGACGCTATCCCGTGACCAACGCGCAGTTCGCGGCGTTTGTGGCTGCGGGCGGATACAAAGAGGCCGGTTACTGGCCGGAAGCGGAGGTGGCCGGCTATTGGCGCCAGGGCGAATTCAAAAGGCGCTGGGACGAGAGGTGGCGGCGCGGGCCGGCCGCTTACGGCGAGCCATTCACGCTGCCGAATCATCCGGTTGTAGGTGTGACGTGGTACGAAGCGCTGGCCTTCGTGCGCTGGCTGAGTGGACACGCGCGGCAATGGCTGCCGGCGGGATGGGCGGTGCGGCTGCCGAGCGAGGCGGAGTGGGAGAAGGCGGCGCGGGGCGGCGAGGAGATCGTGACATCGCCGGTGATCGGTCGCTTGGGTGCGGGCCTGGCCGCGGCGCCGGAGGTGGTGCGGCAGGCGAACCTGGAACCACGGCGTACCTACCCGTGGGGCGAAGAGATCACGCCAGAGAGAGCCAATTACGACGACACCGGGATTGCCGCGACCAGTGGGGTGGGCTGTTTTCCGTTGGGTGCGAGTCGGTACGGCGTGCAGGAGCTAAGCGGCAATGTGTGGGAATGGACGCGCAGCCTGTGGGGGAACTATCCTTACCCAGGCGATGCGCAGGGCAGGGCGCGACGCGAGAACCTGGCCGCGGGACCAGATGAGTGGCGTATCCTGCGGGGCAGTTCGTATTATGGTAATAGAACAGGCGTTCGGTGTGCTTATCGCCTCAGGGACGACCCGGACGACCTCGGCAGGTTCTTCGGGTTTCGTGTGGTGGTGTCCCCATTATGA